The Brenneria rubrifaciens genome has a window encoding:
- a CDS encoding glutathione peroxidase, whose amino-acid sequence MSNEIYAIPLNTIEGAAATLETYRGNVALIVNVASQCGLTKQYDALEKIYETYRDKGFVVLGFPSNEFAGQEPGSDEEIQAFCRGTFGVQFPMFSKIEVNGANRHPLYQVLIREQPKASGSMLSGFYARLVNKGRKPAHPEDILWNFEKFLINRQGQVIRRFAPDLTPDDSMIIEAIEEALAK is encoded by the coding sequence ATGAGTAATGAAATCTACGCCATTCCGCTCAACACCATCGAAGGGGCGGCCGCCACGCTTGAAACCTATCGGGGAAACGTCGCTTTAATCGTCAATGTTGCCTCGCAGTGCGGTCTGACGAAGCAATATGACGCACTGGAAAAGATCTACGAAACCTACCGCGATAAAGGGTTCGTCGTGCTGGGGTTCCCCTCGAATGAATTTGCCGGGCAAGAGCCGGGCAGTGACGAAGAGATTCAGGCGTTTTGCCGGGGTACCTTTGGCGTGCAGTTCCCCATGTTCAGCAAGATCGAAGTCAACGGCGCCAACCGTCATCCGCTCTATCAGGTATTAATCCGCGAACAACCCAAAGCCAGCGGCTCCATGCTGAGCGGTTTTTATGCTCGTCTGGTTAATAAAGGCCGCAAGCCAGCTCATCCCGAAGATATTTTATGGAATTTTGAAAAATTCCTGATTAATCGTCAGGGACAGGTGATTCGGCGTTTTGCACCCGATCTGACGCCCGATGATTCAATGATTATTGAAGCGATAGAAGAGGCGCTGGCAAAGTAA
- the lolE gene encoding lipoprotein-releasing ABC transporter permease subunit LolE produces the protein MTFPPLSLRIALRFSRGRRRGGMVSLISVVSTVGIALGVAVLIVGLSAMNGFERELNNRILAVVPHGEIAPVNQPFDGWQALLPKIEKVPGVAAAAPYINFTGLLENGANLRAIQIKGVDPRQESRLSALPSFVMNGAWSRFRAGRQQVIIGQGVAKALNVKEGDWVTVMVPNSEPDMKLMQPKRIRLNVGGILQLSGQLDHSLALVPLADAQQYLAMGDSVTGIAIKAEDAFSANKLVRDAGEVTNAYVTIRSWIGAYGYMYRDIQMIRTIMYLAMVLVIGVACFNIVSTLVMAVKDKSGDIAVLRTLGAPDGLIRAIFVWYGLLTGSLGSVSGVVVGVLAALQLTNLISGIESLIGHRFLSGDIYFIDFLPSELHAADVVSVLATALLLSLAASWYPARRASRIDPARVLSGQ, from the coding sequence ATGACATTTCCTCCGCTTTCCCTGCGGATTGCGCTGCGTTTCAGTCGCGGCCGTCGGCGCGGCGGCATGGTTTCGCTGATTTCAGTGGTTTCGACCGTCGGTATCGCGCTGGGCGTTGCGGTGCTGATTGTTGGCCTGAGCGCGATGAACGGTTTTGAACGGGAGTTGAATAACCGCATTCTGGCGGTTGTCCCACACGGCGAGATAGCGCCAGTTAATCAGCCCTTTGACGGCTGGCAGGCGCTGTTGCCCAAAATTGAGAAGGTGCCGGGCGTCGCGGCGGCGGCGCCTTACATTAACTTTACCGGCCTGCTGGAAAACGGCGCCAATCTGCGCGCCATTCAGATTAAAGGAGTTGATCCCCGCCAGGAGAGCCGCCTCAGCGCGTTGCCGTCGTTTGTGATGAATGGCGCCTGGTCGCGTTTCCGTGCCGGCCGGCAGCAGGTCATTATTGGTCAGGGCGTGGCGAAAGCGTTGAATGTGAAGGAAGGCGATTGGGTCACCGTGATGGTGCCTAACAGCGAGCCGGATATGAAGCTGATGCAGCCCAAGCGCATCCGTCTGAATGTCGGCGGCATTTTGCAACTGAGCGGTCAGCTCGATCACAGCTTGGCGCTGGTGCCGCTGGCCGATGCGCAGCAATATCTGGCTATGGGTGACAGTGTAACGGGCATTGCCATCAAAGCCGAAGACGCTTTTTCCGCCAACAAACTGGTGCGTGATGCGGGCGAAGTCACCAATGCCTATGTCACTATTCGCAGTTGGATTGGCGCTTATGGCTATATGTATCGTGATATCCAAATGATCAGAACCATTATGTATCTGGCGATGGTGCTGGTGATTGGCGTGGCCTGTTTTAATATTGTCTCGACGCTGGTGATGGCGGTGAAAGATAAGAGCGGTGATATCGCGGTGTTACGTACGCTGGGCGCACCGGATGGTTTAATCCGCGCTATATTTGTCTGGTACGGCTTGCTGACCGGTTCGCTGGGCAGCGTGAGCGGCGTGGTGGTCGGCGTGCTGGCGGCATTACAGCTCACCAACCTTATTAGCGGTATTGAGTCGTTGATCGGTCATCGTTTCTTGTCAGGCGATATCTACTTTATTGATTTTCTGCCTTCGGAGTTGCATGCGGCGGATGTGGTCAGCGTATTGGCAACGGCGCTTTTACTCAGTCTGGCTGCCAGTTGGTATCCGGCCCGGCGCGCCAGCCGGATCGACCCGGCCAGAGTATTGAGCGGGCAATAA
- a CDS encoding NlpC/P60 family protein produces MIRLRHLLVWVSLIVVGCSSHNGPPPNARLSDPIMVVAQLNDQLREWYRTPYRYGGLDRNGVDCSGFVYVTFRDRFGLQLPRSTQDQTELGERVDRDSLLPGDLVFFKTGSRGSGLHVGIYDSDDQFIHASTSRGVIRSSLENVYWKRAYWQARRI; encoded by the coding sequence ATGATACGGTTAAGACATCTATTGGTATGGGTAAGCCTGATCGTGGTCGGGTGCAGCAGTCATAACGGCCCGCCGCCAAATGCACGTCTGAGTGATCCCATCATGGTGGTGGCGCAGTTGAACGATCAGCTTAGAGAATGGTACAGAACGCCTTATCGCTACGGTGGTCTGGATCGTAACGGCGTTGATTGTTCCGGCTTTGTTTACGTGACATTCCGCGATCGTTTCGGCTTGCAATTGCCGCGCAGCACGCAAGATCAGACTGAGCTGGGTGAGCGGGTCGATCGCGATAGTCTGTTGCCGGGCGATCTGGTCTTTTTCAAAACCGGTAGTCGCGGCAGCGGATTGCACGTGGGCATTTATGATTCGGACGATCAGTTTATCCATGCTTCCACCAGTCGGGGCGTTATTCGCTCATCGCTGGAAAACGTTTACTGGAAACGGGCGTACTGGCAGGCCCGCCGTATCTGA
- the cobB gene encoding Sir2 family NAD+-dependent deacetylase gives MHTHQRLGRFHKGKRMRQQRLRARIFHRDYLAASEVKKPRIVVLTGAGISAESGIRTFRAADGLWEEHRVEDVATPEGFVRDPQQVQAFYNARRRQLQQPEIMPNAAHLALANLEATLGDNFLLVTQNIDNLHERAGSQRVIHMHGELLKVRCCQSGQVFDWTGDLSADERCHCCQFPAPLRPHIVWFGEMPLDMDKIYQALAQADYFVAIGTSGHVYPAAGFVHEARAHGAYTVELNLEPSQVESQFDEKIYGPASIVVPEFVGAWLTRRKSIRF, from the coding sequence ATGCATACGCATCAACGATTGGGACGCTTTCACAAAGGGAAACGTATGCGACAGCAGCGCCTGCGTGCACGTATTTTTCATCGAGACTATCTGGCGGCGAGCGAAGTGAAAAAACCACGTATTGTTGTGTTGACCGGGGCAGGCATTTCCGCGGAGTCAGGGATTCGCACCTTTCGTGCGGCCGATGGTCTGTGGGAAGAACATCGCGTTGAAGACGTAGCAACCCCAGAAGGGTTTGTGCGCGATCCGCAACAGGTTCAGGCATTTTACAATGCGCGTCGCCGTCAACTTCAGCAGCCTGAGATTATGCCTAATGCGGCGCATCTGGCGCTGGCGAATCTGGAAGCCACGCTGGGGGATAACTTTCTGCTGGTGACCCAAAATATCGATAATCTGCATGAGCGTGCGGGCAGTCAGCGTGTGATCCATATGCATGGCGAACTGCTGAAAGTACGCTGTTGTCAGAGCGGGCAGGTATTTGACTGGACCGGCGATCTATCCGCTGACGAACGCTGCCACTGCTGTCAGTTTCCTGCGCCTTTGCGTCCGCATATCGTGTGGTTTGGCGAAATGCCGTTGGACATGGATAAAATATATCAGGCGCTGGCGCAGGCGGATTACTTTGTGGCCATCGGCACATCCGGGCATGTTTACCCCGCCGCGGGCTTTGTGCATGAGGCAAGAGCGCATGGAGCCTATACAGTTGAACTGAACCTCGAACCGAGTCAGGTGGAAAGCCAGTTTGACGAGAAGATCTACGGCCCGGCCAGTATTGTCGTGCCTGAGTTTGTCGGCGCCTGGCTGACACGGCGTAAAAGCATCCGATTTTAG
- the btuC gene encoding vitamin B12 ABC transporter permease BtuC: protein MQPFNPGYTQLTRQQRIQDRWRLTILLCLTITILIVSLCAGDRWIWPFSWLEDSQQMFVWQLRLPRTLAVLLVGASLAMAGAVMQAIFDNPLAEPGLLGVANGAGVALVLTVLLGQGRLPIWVLSLSAIAGALLITFLLLRFAQRHVSNARLLLIGVALGIICSAIMTWAVYFSTSLDLRQLMYWMMGGFSGIDWRYGWLIAALLPFLVWLSRQGTVLNWLALGEVPARQLGVSVYRWRNILVLVIGGLVGLSVALAGVIGFIGLIIPHMLRLCGLTDHRYLLTGCALAGGAILMLADTVARIVLVSAELPIGVVTATLGSPWFIWLLLRNRL from the coding sequence ATGCAGCCATTCAATCCGGGGTATACCCAGTTAACAAGACAGCAGCGTATTCAGGATCGCTGGCGGCTGACCATTCTGTTGTGTCTGACGATCACGATCCTGATCGTCAGCCTGTGCGCCGGTGATCGCTGGATTTGGCCGTTCTCCTGGCTGGAGGATTCCCAACAGATGTTTGTCTGGCAATTGCGTTTGCCCAGAACGCTGGCTGTGCTGCTGGTTGGCGCGAGTTTGGCGATGGCGGGAGCGGTGATGCAGGCGATATTCGATAACCCGTTGGCGGAGCCGGGCTTGTTGGGCGTGGCCAATGGCGCGGGCGTGGCGCTGGTGCTCACGGTGCTGCTGGGGCAAGGACGGCTGCCGATTTGGGTGCTGAGCCTGAGCGCCATCGCCGGCGCACTACTGATTACCTTTCTGCTGTTGCGCTTTGCCCAGCGGCATGTGTCGAATGCCCGGCTGCTGTTAATCGGCGTGGCGCTCGGCATTATCTGTAGCGCGATCATGACCTGGGCGGTCTATTTCAGCACCAGTCTTGATTTGCGCCAACTGATGTACTGGATGATGGGCGGTTTCAGCGGTATCGACTGGCGTTATGGCTGGCTGATCGCGGCGCTGTTGCCGTTCCTGGTGTGGCTGAGCCGGCAGGGTACGGTGCTCAATTGGCTGGCGTTGGGCGAAGTGCCGGCGCGCCAACTGGGGGTTTCCGTTTATCGCTGGCGTAATATTCTGGTGTTGGTGATTGGGGGGCTGGTGGGGCTGAGCGTTGCGCTGGCCGGCGTGATTGGGTTTATTGGCTTGATTATTCCGCATATGTTGCGCCTGTGCGGTTTGACCGATCACCGGTATCTGTTAACCGGCTGTGCGTTGGCAGGCGGCGCCATTCTGATGCTGGCGGATACCGTGGCGCGTATTGTACTGGTGTCGGCGGAGTTGCCGATTGGGGTGGTTACCGCTACGCTGGGATCGCCGTGGTTTATTTGGTTGCTGTTACGTAACAGGCTTTAG
- a CDS encoding heme ABC transporter ATP-binding protein, with product MSDSSAFEMSLIARNLSFYAGERCLTRDISLTVDCGEIVAVIGPNGAGKSTLLRLLTGYLTPQQGECLLAGKPFSQWQPNALARTRAVMRQHSGMAFAFSVQDVVAMGRSPHGRARHNEAVIQQVMEQTGCLPLAGRDYRHLSGGEQQRVQLARALAQLWHAQPTPGWLFLDEPTSALDLYHQQHLLRLLKQLTRQQPLAVCCVLHDLNLAALYADRILLLHEGELVAQGTPEQVLQAEVLTRWYQADLNVSPHPEYPIPQVYLRQ from the coding sequence ATGAGTGATTCCAGCGCTTTCGAAATGTCGCTGATTGCACGCAACCTCAGCTTTTACGCCGGTGAACGCTGCCTGACCAGGGATATTTCTCTTACGGTTGACTGCGGTGAAATTGTGGCGGTTATCGGTCCTAACGGCGCGGGAAAATCGACGCTGTTACGGCTTTTGACCGGCTATTTGACACCGCAGCAAGGCGAGTGCTTGCTGGCGGGCAAACCGTTTTCCCAGTGGCAGCCCAATGCGCTGGCGAGAACTCGCGCCGTGATGCGACAGCACAGCGGCATGGCGTTTGCCTTCAGCGTACAGGATGTTGTCGCCATGGGGCGTTCCCCTCATGGGCGCGCGCGCCACAACGAAGCCGTGATCCAGCAGGTAATGGAACAAACCGGTTGTTTGCCGTTGGCCGGCCGGGATTACCGCCATCTCTCCGGCGGCGAACAGCAACGCGTTCAACTGGCCCGCGCGCTGGCGCAGCTCTGGCACGCGCAACCGACGCCGGGTTGGTTATTTCTGGATGAACCCACCTCGGCATTGGATTTGTATCACCAGCAGCATCTGTTGCGTTTATTGAAGCAACTGACCCGCCAGCAGCCGCTGGCCGTGTGCTGCGTCCTGCACGATCTTAATCTGGCGGCCCTGTACGCCGATAGAATTCTGCTGCTGCATGAAGGCGAACTGGTGGCGCAAGGGACGCCGGAGCAGGTGCTGCAAGCCGAGGTACTCACCCGCTGGTATCAGGCCGATCTCAACGTCAGCCCGCACCCCGAATACCCGATTCCGCAGGTTTATCTGCGTCAATAG
- the lolD gene encoding lipoprotein-releasing ABC transporter ATP-binding protein LolD: protein MNDLPLLQCNNLCKRYQEGKLSTDVLRNVTFEICSGEMMAIVGSSGSGKSTLLHLLGGLDSPTSGEVIFKGQSLSGLTAGARSELRNRELGFIYQFHHLLPDFTALENVAMPLLIGRVPTAQAQDKAREMLAAVGLEARSHHRSSELSGGERQRVAIARALVNSPSLVLADEPTGNLDQRTTDTIFELLGELNVRQGTAFLVVTHDLQLAGRLCRQLEMRDGHLQQELTLMGARQ, encoded by the coding sequence ATGAATGATTTACCGTTATTGCAGTGCAATAACCTGTGCAAACGCTACCAGGAAGGAAAATTGTCAACGGATGTTCTGCGCAATGTCACGTTCGAGATATGCAGCGGCGAGATGATGGCCATTGTCGGGAGTTCAGGTTCCGGTAAAAGCACGTTATTACATCTGCTGGGCGGGCTGGACTCGCCAACGTCGGGGGAGGTGATTTTCAAGGGGCAATCGCTTAGCGGGTTGACCGCTGGAGCCAGGTCCGAACTGCGCAATCGCGAACTGGGCTTCATTTATCAGTTTCATCATCTGTTGCCGGATTTTACCGCGTTGGAAAATGTGGCCATGCCGTTGCTGATTGGCCGCGTCCCGACGGCGCAGGCGCAGGACAAAGCGCGCGAAATGCTGGCTGCGGTAGGGCTGGAAGCGCGCAGTCACCACCGTTCCTCTGAATTGTCCGGCGGGGAACGTCAGCGCGTCGCCATCGCCAGAGCGCTGGTCAATAGCCCGTCACTGGTGCTGGCGGATGAACCCACCGGTAATCTTGACCAACGTACCACGGATACCATCTTTGAACTGCTGGGCGAATTGAACGTCCGGCAGGGGACGGCTTTTCTGGTGGTGACCCATGATCTTCAACTGGCCGGCCGTCTGTGCCGTCAGTTAGAGATGCGGGATGGTCACTTGCAACAGGAACTGACGCTGATGGGAGCCAGGCAATGA
- a CDS encoding protein adenylyltransferase SelO, with the protein MSQIPQFVNHYFQQLPGFYTALKPTPLQGARLLYHSKGLANELGLSPDWFTPEQQKIWSGETLLPGMAPLAQVYSGHQFGTWAGQLGDGRGILLGEQQLAEGRTMDWHLKGAGLTPYSRMGDGRAVLRSVIREFLASEAMHHLGIPTTRALTIVTSEQVVQREREEPGAMLLRVAESHVRFGHFEHFYYRREPEKVRQLADYVIARHWAQWQDDEQRYALWFGDVVERTARLIAHWQTVGFAHGVMNTDNMSILGLTIDYGPYGFMDDFQPGFICNHSDHQGRYAFDNQPAVGLWNLHRLAQALSGLMSTEVLEKALSRYEPALMQQYGTLMRAKLGLFTADSQDNDILEGLLRLMQQERRDYTRTFRLLAESEKQAAQSPLRDEFIDRPAFDHWFNVYRKRLMREEQSDAERQRCMKAANPKYILRNYLAQQVIEAAEKDAISALARLHQALCQPYDDQPEMDDLAVLPPEWGKHLEISCSS; encoded by the coding sequence ATGTCGCAAATACCACAGTTCGTTAATCATTACTTTCAGCAACTGCCGGGGTTTTATACCGCCCTGAAACCGACTCCGCTTCAGGGCGCCCGCCTGCTTTATCACAGCAAGGGGTTGGCAAATGAACTGGGGCTTTCTCCTGACTGGTTTACGCCAGAGCAGCAGAAGATCTGGAGCGGTGAGACGCTGTTGCCGGGCATGGCGCCGCTGGCGCAGGTTTATAGTGGACACCAGTTTGGTACGTGGGCCGGGCAGCTCGGCGATGGGCGCGGCATTCTGCTTGGTGAACAGCAATTGGCAGAGGGGCGCACGATGGACTGGCATCTCAAAGGCGCGGGTCTGACGCCCTATTCACGCATGGGCGACGGCAGGGCGGTTTTACGCTCCGTCATTCGGGAGTTTCTGGCGTCGGAAGCGATGCACCATCTGGGCATTCCCACGACGCGGGCGCTCACCATTGTCACCAGCGAACAGGTCGTGCAGCGTGAGCGGGAAGAGCCGGGCGCGATGCTGCTGCGGGTGGCGGAAAGCCATGTGCGCTTCGGTCATTTCGAGCACTTCTACTACCGGCGAGAACCCGAAAAAGTTCGGCAACTGGCGGATTACGTCATCGCGCGCCATTGGGCTCAGTGGCAGGATGATGAGCAACGCTACGCATTATGGTTCGGCGACGTCGTCGAACGCACCGCCCGCCTGATTGCGCATTGGCAAACGGTCGGTTTCGCACATGGGGTAATGAATACGGACAACATGTCGATCCTGGGTTTGACGATAGACTATGGTCCATACGGCTTTATGGATGATTTCCAGCCCGGTTTTATCTGCAATCACTCCGACCATCAGGGTCGTTATGCTTTCGATAATCAGCCTGCCGTTGGGTTGTGGAATCTCCATCGTCTGGCTCAGGCGCTGTCAGGATTGATGAGTACCGAGGTGCTGGAGAAGGCGTTGTCGCGCTATGAGCCCGCGCTGATGCAGCAATATGGCACGCTGATGCGCGCCAAGTTAGGGTTGTTTACCGCCGACAGTCAGGATAACGACATTCTGGAGGGGTTACTGCGGTTGATGCAACAAGAGCGGCGCGACTATACCCGCACCTTCCGGCTACTGGCGGAGAGTGAGAAGCAGGCGGCGCAATCTCCCTTGCGCGATGAGTTTATTGATCGTCCGGCGTTCGACCACTGGTTCAACGTCTATCGCAAACGGCTCATGCGGGAAGAGCAGAGTGACGCCGAGCGTCAACGATGCATGAAGGCGGCCAATCCGAAATATATTCTGCGTAACTATTTAGCTCAACAGGTCATCGAAGCGGCGGAAAAAGATGCTATCAGCGCACTGGCGCGTTTGCATCAGGCGCTTTGCCAGCCCTATGACGACCAGCCTGAAATGGACGATCTGGCGGTCTTACCGCCAGAGTGGGGCAAGCATCTGGAAATCTCTTGTTCCAGCTAA
- a CDS encoding FecCD family ABC transporter permease, translating into MIRRFHPRYWLIALMLLLLILMVSASNLGALTLSFKTLWQTPFDDPLWHIWLNIRIPRVLLAVLVGCALACSGAIMQGLFRNPLADPGLLGISSGAALSVALTIVLPLGLPPLLALYSPMLAAFAGSLAITAIIFILNRSEQGGVTRLLLAGIALNALCIAIIGLLTYISTDQQLRQFSLWGMGSLGQAQWPMLLVAGTLVIPAIIITLYQARLLNLLQLGDEEAHYLGVNVKRTKHRLLLLSSLLVGVAVAVSGIISFIGLVIPHLIRMHLGADHRWLIPGSALGGACLLLVADTLARTMLSPAELPVGLLSSLIGGPYFLWLIVQHKGRGNE; encoded by the coding sequence ATGATACGGCGGTTTCACCCGCGTTACTGGCTCATTGCTTTAATGCTGCTGTTGTTGATTCTGATGGTCAGCGCATCAAATCTGGGTGCGCTGACCCTGTCGTTTAAAACGCTATGGCAGACGCCCTTTGACGATCCGCTCTGGCATATCTGGCTGAATATCCGCATTCCCCGCGTGTTGTTGGCCGTTCTGGTCGGTTGTGCGCTGGCCTGTTCCGGCGCCATCATGCAGGGATTGTTTCGTAACCCGCTGGCCGATCCCGGCCTGCTGGGGATCAGCAGCGGCGCGGCGCTGAGCGTGGCGCTGACCATCGTGCTGCCGCTGGGTTTGCCCCCACTGCTGGCGCTTTATAGCCCCATGCTCGCGGCGTTTGCCGGCAGTCTGGCGATCACCGCGATTATTTTCATTCTCAACCGTTCCGAACAGGGTGGGGTCACGCGGCTACTGCTGGCAGGGATCGCGCTCAACGCCTTATGCATCGCGATCATCGGCCTTCTGACTTACATCAGCACCGACCAGCAGTTACGTCAGTTCTCCCTGTGGGGAATGGGCAGTCTGGGGCAAGCACAGTGGCCGATGCTGCTCGTCGCCGGCACGCTGGTTATTCCGGCGATTATCATTACGCTGTATCAGGCGCGTCTCTTGAATCTGCTGCAATTGGGCGACGAGGAAGCGCATTATCTTGGCGTCAATGTGAAACGCACCAAGCATAGGTTGCTACTGTTAAGCTCGCTGCTGGTCGGTGTCGCCGTGGCCGTCAGCGGTATCATCAGCTTTATCGGATTGGTTATTCCCCATCTGATTCGGATGCATTTGGGCGCCGATCACCGCTGGCTGATACCGGGTTCCGCATTAGGCGGCGCCTGCCTGCTGCTGGTTGCCGATACGCTGGCCCGCACCATGCTTTCTCCGGCGGAACTGCCCGTCGGTTTATTGAGCAGTCTGATTGGCGGCCCTTACTTCTTGTGGCTGATTGTTCAGCATAAAGGACGCGGAAATGAGTGA
- the nagK gene encoding N-acetylglucosamine kinase, producing MYYGFDMGGTKIELGVFDAELNKVWQKRVSTPRDNYDELLNAFVALVKEADARVGTAGHVGIGVPGMQTGDNGVLFTANLPATRGRPLGADLSDLLQRDVRINNDANCFVLSEAWDARFRSYPVVLGMILGTGVGGGLVVNGRPVEGCNGITGEFGHFRLPVDALEILGVDIPRVKCGCGQLGCIENYISGRGFEWLYSHFYQETLPAITIIRHYRAGESNALAFVDRFMDLLAACLGNLLTIFDPHLLVLGGGLSNFDEIYQILPMRLPSRLLPIAKLPRIEKACYGDAGGVRGAALLHLMDN from the coding sequence ATGTATTACGGTTTTGACATGGGCGGCACAAAGATTGAATTGGGTGTATTTGATGCCGAACTCAATAAGGTATGGCAAAAGCGCGTGTCCACGCCGCGCGATAATTACGACGAGCTATTGAATGCGTTTGTCGCGTTGGTCAAAGAGGCCGACGCGCGGGTGGGTACGGCCGGTCATGTCGGCATTGGTGTGCCGGGTATGCAAACGGGTGATAACGGCGTGCTGTTTACCGCCAATTTGCCGGCGACCAGGGGACGTCCGCTGGGCGCTGACCTGAGTGATTTATTGCAGCGCGATGTTCGCATCAACAACGATGCCAACTGTTTTGTGCTGTCGGAAGCCTGGGATGCCAGGTTTCGTTCCTACCCGGTGGTGCTGGGGATGATCCTCGGTACCGGCGTCGGCGGAGGGCTGGTGGTCAATGGCCGTCCGGTAGAGGGATGCAACGGCATTACCGGCGAGTTCGGGCACTTCCGGCTTCCCGTGGACGCGCTGGAGATCCTTGGCGTCGATATTCCGCGCGTGAAGTGCGGGTGTGGTCAACTGGGGTGTATTGAAAACTATATCTCCGGCCGGGGCTTTGAATGGCTTTATTCGCATTTCTACCAGGAGACGCTTCCGGCCATCACCATCATCAGGCACTATCGCGCGGGTGAAAGTAACGCGCTGGCGTTTGTCGATCGGTTCATGGATTTGCTGGCGGCCTGTTTGGGTAACTTGCTGACCATCTTCGATCCGCACCTGCTGGTACTTGGCGGCGGGTTATCGAATTTTGACGAAATTTATCAGATATTGCCAATGCGTTTACCTTCCCGGCTGTTACCAATTGCCAAACTGCCACGGATTGAAAAAGCGTGTTACGGCGACGCCGGCGGCGTTCGCGGCGCGGCTTTGCTACACTTAATGGATAATTAG
- the btuD gene encoding vitamin B12 ABC transporter ATP-binding protein BtuD: MPRLSPADAECGAGELLHIIGPNGAGKSTLLARLAGLLAGEGEIYLADAPLSQLFPQDLALQRAYLTQQQPPMAFMPVFQYLRLHQPPMAGEDDLEAVVCFLADRLALADKLTRPLTRLSGGEWQRVRLAAVCLQIWPTLNPHARLLLLDEPANSLDVAQQVALDELLRQLCQAGITVILCAHDLNHSLHHADRVWLIAAGQLIAQGKTDDVMDPALLSPVFGVGFQRHVVDGCHWIIPHGA; the protein is encoded by the coding sequence ATGCCTCGTCTCTCTCCGGCTGATGCCGAATGTGGCGCGGGTGAGCTGTTGCATATTATCGGTCCGAACGGCGCCGGGAAAAGCACGCTGTTGGCGCGCTTGGCCGGGTTGCTTGCGGGTGAAGGGGAGATTTATTTGGCAGACGCGCCGCTTTCTCAATTATTCCCTCAGGATCTGGCGCTTCAGCGCGCCTATCTGACGCAACAGCAGCCGCCTATGGCCTTTATGCCGGTATTCCAGTATTTACGTTTGCATCAACCGCCGATGGCCGGTGAAGACGATCTTGAGGCCGTTGTGTGTTTTCTTGCCGACCGTCTGGCGCTGGCGGATAAGTTGACCCGGCCGTTAACCCGTCTCTCCGGCGGTGAATGGCAGCGGGTACGGCTGGCCGCCGTGTGCTTGCAGATTTGGCCGACGCTGAATCCGCATGCCCGCTTGCTGCTGCTGGATGAGCCAGCTAATAGCCTGGACGTGGCGCAACAGGTGGCGTTGGATGAATTGCTGCGCCAACTTTGTCAGGCTGGCATTACCGTTATTCTTTGTGCGCACGACCTGAATCATAGTCTTCATCATGCCGATCGCGTCTGGCTGATCGCTGCCGGGCAGCTTATCGCGCAGGGAAAGACGGATGACGTGATGGACCCGGCGTTGCTGTCGCCGGTATTTGGCGTGGGTTTTCAGCGTCACGTTGTCGATGGCTGTCATTGGATTATCCCGCACGGCGCCTGA
- a CDS encoding EAL domain-containing protein, with translation MLIRLDVDYVSDYIFWPIYNLDGTLLAVEMISRFNSVSGNLSIPSDILSTMLSPGQQYDLIREKINFITNKAVWFFDNNIILVMRIDQELVNIIIKSDTLRNEVKSLSFIQLEINEFFPNLSQGKENAALVSLSNSFSLWLDNFGSGKINLKPLNDGLLSCVKMDHSFTEHLLSRAENALIMAQLLRIIKTHYQEVRVVAKGIDTPEHLNKVKKLDIDAIQGELWPAVHFDELAIQADFFP, from the coding sequence ATGCTGATTCGGTTAGATGTAGACTATGTTAGCGACTATATTTTCTGGCCTATTTATAATCTGGATGGGACACTGTTGGCCGTGGAAATGATTAGTCGGTTTAATAGTGTTTCTGGTAATTTAAGTATACCTTCCGATATACTCTCTACCATGTTAAGTCCAGGTCAACAATATGATTTAATTAGAGAAAAAATTAACTTCATAACAAATAAAGCCGTATGGTTTTTTGATAATAATATTATTTTAGTCATGAGAATTGATCAGGAGTTAGTAAATATAATTATTAAATCAGATACGCTGCGTAATGAAGTGAAAAGTCTTTCTTTCATTCAGTTGGAAATTAATGAGTTTTTCCCAAATCTGTCACAGGGAAAAGAAAACGCCGCATTGGTCAGCCTGAGCAACTCGTTTTCTCTTTGGCTGGATAACTTTGGGTCAGGAAAAATTAATCTGAAGCCGTTAAACGATGGATTACTGAGCTGTGTCAAAATGGATCATAGCTTTACTGAGCATCTATTATCCCGCGCTGAAAACGCATTGATTATGGCGCAGTTATTGCGGATCATAAAAACCCATTATCAGGAAGTGAGGGTTGTTGCTAAAGGTATCGACACACCGGAGCATTTGAATAAAGTCAAAAAACTGGATATTGATGCGATACAGGGAGAGCTGTGGCCGGCCGTTCATTTTGATGAACTGGCGATACAGGCGGATTTCTTTCCCTAA